In the genome of Primulina tabacum isolate GXHZ01 chromosome 13, ASM2559414v2, whole genome shotgun sequence, the window acatgtaattaaaataattttcttgataatTTCCCGGTCTCCGATTCCAGTACGAAATGCATCTAAAAATCTTAACGCGTgaactttaaaaaaatcatgaaatgaaccctatcatgcaataattatatattaaatgcataaaattaaataaactcatcttttaaataaaaccctaaattatatgcattcaggttacgtaaattTAAATTCCTGGATCTTACAATTTTTTCTTGTTTGACCGGTTCAACCCTTTTTTTGTGATTGACTTATTTTTAtatcccaaaaaatagaaaaaaaatctcgtgtttaaaagttaaaatttatttttacaaatatttttaataaaaaataaaattgtaaattttaaatacaataaataatattttcttttttagagataaaaaattaaaaatatttctaatatttaaaagtttaaattttatttttggattcaAATGTGATATTTCaaaatccaataaatcaatttcaaAATACAATTAATCACATCGTaaccaaaaattaaattttaactttaataaaatttaattttaaatataagaaattatgttttatttttaggatatatgcaataatataatttacaaaaaaaaattaaaagggcAGAACAGTCAAAGTTGAAAAATCGACAAAATAAAAaaggaaattttttattttttattatcttaaatgtatatataaataataaaagaaacatttattttataaattttaaaatcaaatataaatataattaaaatatcaaatataattacatataattttttttaaaataaataaaaatatactaaaatatttttaaaataatattttttaacaagttcaaaatctaaccaatcaaacattcgtaaaaaaaaaaatataacttttaaatagaagaaataattcaattttcaaaaaaatgtgaaaaattaaaaataatagaacatgtcgaaaaataaaattatacaaaaaaaatttacacgataaaaaaatagaaaaaatatataatttttttaaagaattagaatacaagaaaaattttaaaaattgagtATGCTGTGGCACAAGGGATCCCACCGCAGAGATCGTTCCGGTTTGGGTAACATGTTTAATAACATTTGacccttatatatatatatatatatatcgataaTGTCAACTctatttttcaaatataattttgaactaaaaattattttatttattatatattaatttttttattccaCTTCTATACtaagaatataaatttaatttattcacttaaaaataagaataaattggCTATCGCAAACCGcaattaaaacatatttaattaatttaacacacAAATTAAATAGGTTAACCGCACCATCTCTAGTGAAATGAAAAACTCAAATACATAAAACCCAAGAACAAAACCCTAAATCCTTCATCAAGAAAGCCTAGAAGCTTCCACTATGTGCTAATATATTCATTCCGATACGATTACAGATCTCCACTTGAAATTTTCTGTAGCTGCAAGAAAATTGGACCGATTATTAAATCCAAGAAATGGCTAAAAGATTGATCCCATCTCTCAACAGAGTCCTCGTGGAGAAAATCCTGCCTCCCTCCAAAACAACCGCGGGCATCCTCCTGCCAGAAAGATCATCCAAGGTACTGGTTTTGTGATTGTCATCTTCTTTTGATGCGAGCTATGGATTCCTGATGATGTTTTATTGGCTGAAGTTGGATTCGGGGAAAGTGGTTGCGGTTGGACAAGGGCTGCGCGACAAAGCTGGGAATCTCATCCCAGTTGCTGTTAAGGAAGGTGACACTGTTCTCTTGCCTGAATATGGCGGAACCCAAGTCAAATTGGGTGAAAAAgagttagtttttttttaatattcaatTTTGTTCCTTTTCCAGTTTTGTTAGCTGAGATTTGTTCTTCACGTTCATATTCAACTTAACCAAAGACCCTTTACAAGATTTAATGGGTATTGATTTGTAATTTGAATGGAAGCTGTTTGATTTTTCGTTTGCAGGTACCATTTGTACAGGGATGAGGATATCTTGGGGATTCTTTGCGATTGAATACTtgccataattttttttttttgtaggaaATGCGAAGTCGGGTTCAAGTTGTGTTTTTGGGTTTGGTTTGATTAATGATGTTTCCTGCTAGTGACTTGTTGATTATGAGATCCAATGAGTAATGTGGAATTTTCTACTTTTGCTACATTTGATATTTGTTTTAGTAATGCAGAGTACCTTGTTTAACCTTTTGTTCCATCTGATTCCGCACTCCTTTGCGGCAGTGAGGTATTGATCTAAAAGCTAAAAGTGTTAACAAATATGGAATCTTGATTCGGCAGCAAAGCCGAGTACCTTGAAAATCACCCAATACAAATTTGTGAATGCCAAACCCTGTGATTTTTCTGTGTTTTGATCCAAATGGTGATTTATCTGGAGGTAATTAGATGTATTTTGGCTGTGGTTGAATTCTTCAATCGGATGAGAGATTTGGGTAATCCCATTGTTTTTATGAATGATTAAGGAGGCAGCATTCCTGCATTGAAGGGGCACGATCCATGAGTGTATATTTGTCCTAGGAGTGGTTCGAACATGTCTGGTATGACAACACAAAGAGGCCGAACGAATTCTTCATGGCTTGGCAAGTTTTAAGGTGCGTATGGCTTAGGCGATCGAGAGGCTGCACTTGCGGATTATTGGCTCTGTCCAGAGGGTTTAGGAGGCTCATGTCAAGGCCCTAGATGAGTTAAGAAGTGTCTGGTATGGTGCACCAAGGGTGGACGCCGAGTTGGTCGCGTTGCGTAGATATAGGGCTCGATCTAGAAGGGGCAAGGACATGGGCTGTGCATGGGCTGTTGGCTAGGGTTAGGACGGTCTAGGAGGATCtggttagggtcctaagaggtcTGGTTGGAGTTGGGGTTGGTCCAATCTGGTCAGGTGCAGGGTTGAGCGTTTAGCTTGTTAGTGTGACTAGGGTTCGGTCCTCTAGGATGCAAGAATTTTTTCAGCAGCTGTATGGTCTTTTCTAGGGGTCCTAGGTGGTCGGAAATAAGTGGTTTAAGGGCTGATCATGTAGGTTTTAGTCACGGTTTAAATTTGGgaagatttggttaagtttcgggttgattcgggttaaaactggaccccgatccaagttttaaaatgagtcgtttaagttttgaaatgatcccgagtttacgtctaagaaatgattttaatatcttttgggatgttttaaggatttTGGTAAGATTCGGGCCGAAATTTAGAAGTCCAAAGGTAAAATGGTTATTTAGGAtctccaggggcaaaatggtcattttgcacctgggtcGATTTTTTAGTCCTGAAAGCGTCCTAAACAagattttacatgtttttaaaCCTTTATGTTATCATTAACATGATTTTTACATAATTATGTaaaatacgttgcatgattgattttaaagaaaatttacgtatatgcatgattttattaagtgatgaatatggtaacatgttttgaaggatgagagttggttgtgactaataggatgacacgatgacatgtaaggccagtgttcagtggacgggtaatgctgtcgctgatgttcccgccgtcgggtaccacggttacacgtagatggatccatcgactgacatgataatacaaaaatcacaactaatgaactaaactcaattaaaaaaaatgtatacgtatatgatgataggttgagacatgttttgacacgctATGCTATGATGCAATATGTTTACGTTtacgcttttaagatcatgaaatgtatgttgattacagtacttttcactgttgcatgatatgtatatgtatttgatatATCGTTCAGgtgtgttaagtctttagactcactaggtgtgaacgatgcaggtgagcttttCGATGAGGAAACTGGAGGTTATTATGACTGAACGGGCGGAGCTGGTGGTGCACGTTAACCCAAGGACCTTGTATTCTTCcgcaagaatatgattttatagGAACACATTTAAACAGCTTTTTAAGtggttgatgattttattttgttgagggtTTTGATAGATTTTAATATGCCCGACGTTCTATATTTTTAAACGGTAAATTGTTTAGGTTGGTTgctcttttcataattttaactatagttattttattcagttgtGGGATGATTTCACAAaatgcatgtttcgaattttatggaTTTATGCAGGCATAGTTTCGGccattgaatttttaaaaaatgttcaataaaattttaaaatgagcagatgttttagttggtatcaaagcaagGGTCTTGTACAGGGCTGtaccaccgccagcttctgcagctcagtcttcaagcctcaagtctgtaagtttatatgttttgaaagttttaatgttatcacctgcatgtttacacgATATATGTATTATAGTATATGTTTAGCtgtttttatgttttgaagATTAAATGTCTTAAAAACTAGATtggattgcatgttggttacgtttggaattgtACATGtttaagaattcgaatattggacGTTAagagaggttgaaaatgatttgacaatattaatttttggtttagtagtactgatgttctacttctGGGTCATAAgctaatcttgaaaattatgaatgtttttgggGCATGTaggttttctaagaaaatattgatggttcgtggttactagttgagttGATTTTTGAGGATTTTATATAAgcaataatgattcgaagactatgACAATatttagaagtataaaaatgtataacttGGGATTTTAAACATTGATGGAAATTTAAGATTTGGTTACGAGAATTGAGTTTGGgattaataagcttaaaattattgaactttatgttacgatAAACCTATAGAATGGAATTGAgaaatgccaagaacttatagGTAATTGTAGAACTTTCGTAATTAAGGATCAAGtggataattttcgaggaaattaagaacatattttgcaattgttaaggaatttttgaactagtttagcaatatgTGAGAAtttaatggtttaaatgatatgaattttcgatgatttaggcttgaagggatatttagaaccttgaaatatTTGAGTTATAATGTGATGAGGAATAAtaatcaaggacattgtaggatgagtCGATATTGAGCttaaaaatctaagcgttagtagaataatgttgtggcaaattaagaatctaaagtgatgacaatttaaggtaaagttgatcaactagttaagttataaggttATACATTTAGATAACTTATTTTtgagaacttaagtttgatgtgtcgtaagttttagtcatgatcttaagagttaaaattatacatttgttagggttaaatttttctagaaagtttggtatgattgatggttagattacttgatagacgcatgtaagaattgaggtagataccttgtcttgaggaatttctttaaagtcattaagaaacttatgAATAaatgaatatgtgtgttggaattatgttatctaatactatttgggttgcgtaagctttaatttcaagtttatgggATAAATGTTCATACGAAAAATTTTGGgggaaataaaaacaaaaggaaattagttgtgttcaacataagttgccaatgaacgaatattaagatttttattgagtatgaaatctaaaatcttgatatgtCGGATATtttaactgctcctacgtcaacccttctacctcctcgggtaggataaactagaagactttgatttatacaacactttgtacaaacccaatCAGTTTAGGACTTGctctactgcctaactgaactcttagtctagactgaaggcaacaccttcaagccaacacttgtttaacgtctgtgttaaagactacatacagAAGTTTTacatctttgtgcaagactcactcaactgatcTTTTAAGCTCTACTATCTGATATATGTGAGTTAtaatgtgtgagtgtgtgtgagaactgaacaatgaatacaTCGGAAATGTGTTCTCACACATTGAGGGAAAAAAGCTTCTATACTAAACGGATAGCACGTTGAAGTATTCCCTCATAATTGGGCTGAttacttcttgtaagctgaAATGCGTTGAGCGTGCCATGCTCTCTTTTGATTTTCACACACTTCTGTTTTTTCCACTCTTATATATTGATGATCTTggtctggtatttatagaggcaatgtgaccgtacaccaagactcatcaaatatgttcgatgcagtttgaatttattctttGCTTTAAGCTCcgctgcaacgttcattattgtactATGATAGTACAACTGCTTTTATACcgttgtgcacagctggattccacttagataagcttgtcgtgttctgcaaattGTACGGCtactaactgatgttctgaactggtctgtTAAACTGGTCTTCcattgggctggtgaaatcagttgactcgtcagctgaactgattttactctttcagttgaacttgtcagctgggctcttcattagttgaactcttcatcagctggccgggcttctgaagttcTCCTGCTGAATCACGTATCAGCACAAattctttgtttgaatacacttttccaagtgtatTCCGATTCGGGAACCTTTGAGGGTGATTCAAACACAATTTCTCAATGAactacaatagctcgtgttctaacaATGTAAACACTGATTAATTAGattgagtttggttttaaagCAAGGGGgaaaaaatactcgaaataatctttcgttaagaaagctgatcggttttatatcttgtgcaactgaataactaaaattacatgggatcagttctggcttatatcagtttagttatggacataactaaactgatatctgctgaactgatcaaatcagttaagaacaaaaacaagcaattaaacagaaataaaacaagatatgtttatggatgttcggagacttcaactgctcctacatcacccctttgAACTCCTCGGGTATGATATACtagaagaatatgatttatacaacaccttgtacaaacacccactcagcttaggacttactctACTGCCTAATTGAACttctagtctagactgaaggaaACACCTTCCaatcaacacttgtttaacgtctgtgtgtcaaataCAACATACAAAAGTtttatgtctttgtgcaagactcactcaactgatATTTTAAGCTCCGCTCTCTGATATATGTGAGTgagtgtgtgagtgtgtgtgagaactgaacaatgaatacaCCGGGAAGgttttctcacacactgagagaaaagAGATTCTATACTAAGCTGATAGCACGTTGAAATTTTCCCTCACAACTGAGCTGAttacttcttgtaagctgatatacgTTGAGCGTGCCCTTCTCTCTTTTGATTTTCACTCACTTCTACTTTTTCCACTCTTTTGTATTGATGATCTTggtctggtatttatagaggcaatgCGATCGTACACCAAGtctcatcaaatatgttcgttgcagtttgaattcgtTCTTGGctttaagctctgctgcaaTATTCAATATTGTACTTTGATCATACAATTGCTTTTATACcgttgtgcacagctggattccacatAGATAAACTTGTCGTGTTCTGTAAACTGGTTGGCTCTTAACTGATGTCCTGAACTGGTCTTCAATTttgctggtgaaatcagttgactcattagttgaactgatttcactctttcagttgaattggtcagttggactcttcatcagttgaactcttcatcagctgtcCGGGTTTCTGAAGTtatcctgctgaaccacctatcagcgcaacttctttgtttgaataaacttttccaagtgcattccggttcgggcacctttgagggtgattcaaacacaatattctcaataagctgcaatagctcatgttctaaaaatttaaacaccgatgaattagatcgattttgattttaaacaaaggggaaaaatactcgaaataatcattcgttaagaaagctgatcgattttatatcttgttcaattgaataactgaaaattacatgggatcagttctggcttatatcagttcagttatggacagagctgaactgatatcagctgaacggatcaaatcagttaagaacaaaaacaagcagttaaacataaataacacaagatatgtttatgtatgctcggagacttcaactgctccaacGTCATCCCTTTTTACTCCTCGGGTAGGATATAATAGAAGACTTTAATTTATACAATACCTTGTACAAACACCCACTTAGCTTAGGACTTACTCTACtgtctaactgaactcctagtctagattgAAGGCAATACATTCCAGTTatcacttgtttaacgtctgtgtgtcaaatacaacatacacatgtttttatGTCTTTGTGCACGACTCATTCAACTGATCTTTTAAGATCTGCTCTctgatatatgtgagtgatagtgtgtgagtgtgtgtgagaactgaacaatgaatacaccgggaatgtgttctcacacactgagggagaagagcttctatactaagctgatagcacgttgaagtgttccctcaaaacTGGACTGAttacttcttgtaagctgatatagGGGTGGGCAATCGGGTCGGGTTTTTTCGGGTTCCACCCGACCCGAACCCGATCGGGGGTTCGGGTACTACCCGAACCCGAATATTTTTTAGTCGGATCGGGTTCGGGTATAGAGTTGGTACCCGATTTACCCGATCGGGTACCcgatttttttgtaaaaaaaaacatatgggCTTCTAATGACCGGTCCACTTTAATAAATTGAAAAGGCAAAAGTCCAAAGGCCAAGGTTATAATTCTACGTTTCAGAATTCCAAAATCCAAAGGCCAAAGCCAAAGCTCCTCGCGAGACTTCTATAGGGTCGGTGATCCGTGATTGTGACTCTGTGAGCGGCTGGTGTTTTACATTTGCTGGTATTGCTCAAATCTTGTTCACTACGTGTTTGCTGGATTGCCTGTATCATACATTTATGCTGAAAAGTGAAAACAATCGCATTTTGGATTTATTTGGGAAGAAtatatgtagaacccgtaaaccagactacgtataagtcatgcataatttctagcatttaaagtaaaatgatttttttattattattgcatgagtatttattcttccctttaaattttattattttatgcagtagtttaatttttatcttttcagttaattcagtgaggccggacttgagttggagttttgagataaaatttaagatttagaaattattcccagagtttatttttgctagctaataagttaatttaagttaaaaaaaggtttaaggaattatttaagtaacttgaggtaagtaggaaataagttcatttaggtttcataattaatgtgttaattcactaaattatttaaaggataggtaaggctctaaaggtttaaaatacactaactaaacaatatttcccttccatttattagattaATTTCGGTCACCCCTTAAGTGAGATAacatttctttgacaactcacaacctttgaccctttccttgtcatttcttagcatgataatcctttcatttattaaccactattaattattaatagatcattatcctagccttgagATGGCATGAAGAATCGGTCATACCCCATCTatccctccaacaatcattttgatatcaaacaatttcaaattcaaaagaaagcaagacttggtcttgccatcccttttatattgcaaccccctccatctctcctaaccatcattcccccttcctcaccaccgaaattcagaggaaAAACCAGAGAGAAATCTTGAGATAGCCATAGAAAataggagagaaaaatcgagtagaagcaagaacaagaagatcacttcgtctcctccgcgccgcgtcgtcgtttcgttcgtttttctttcaaaacgaaccaaggcatgtatatattttatttgctcttcaatcaagtcatatagatatttttaaacatcacttgtacatgattttaatacaagaaaatcgaaatacatcaacatattttcagaaaatgcacatgcagaatttttcggtCTTCCTTTGCTACCTCACGGGTTGGCTTGTTTTCATTGtatcaggtattggttcgaccctaggctcccaaggctgcatctagacatgtactaggacatgttaggatcatattggtccaATATTTCAAGcccatgcatgctggaaatcgaaaaatgacagcaactcctccTTCATGACATTTGAGTCTCGATTTCTGTCATGTTGCTGTCAAAGAGGAGAGTtgctgatcttggctgccctaggggcctatagccatggttagaacacctccctatcatgtctaagacgtgaccaagtcgcccttttgaggcttggtccatggtgaatcggttttcaaatcaaaagaaacaagaacagcccacGGCCCCTTCCCCTTATTGCATGTGTTGTTCGGTTTTTAGggagtggtgtggatcttggttggcctctggcccttagccacggttcataccataacCCTTGATGTcaagatcgtgccatggtcaatcgaatggccactggaacgatccatgacagcaaaacaataGCAATGCCCCACGCGCGCAGAATTGGTGCTCGGTTGGGACGTGTGGTTTGTTtctggtgtggttcgaattgtggctggcctagggcccttatccatggttcaaatcatcccttaggatgttggaaagaggctctggtcggtggtgcaagccccaatggccggtagtctcgaaaactgACGCAAGCAAACGAAGGcactgctgctgtattttgtggacagcaagtggTGCGTCGGTTCAGAGGTGCATTTtgggttcttggttggcttttagcctgtccttggactgaacagtacctcatcaagttgggaaggtcgtgtttttttggccgttcgtaattcggatcattttagaggtcgtacgaggaatttcggtgcgatgtgccaaattgactctcgaaagagcgtttcatgttttggcttccattcaccaaaaatttcggcccttaccattttaggagcattatttcatcatttttaagtgtattttaatcatgactaaatgatggttcggtgttggttcggttaggcacggagtcatgattaaatacgaagtcgttgggcgtaattgtctcgtttttggattcgattacaaagtttggtcaagaaatcatttgcatatttttcatgataaatttaggtcgGAGCGAGccttgggaacgatccaatccatgtggtaaaataatacaagatatttcattattccatttaattatattacgtgcataaaaatataaaatattcatttttgagatttatgcgatattgcttgtggccatttcactatcatgggattattgcatcgcccggtcgtcagttaccggttcagttcagttcagttccacccagtatactgtggcattagtctgatcagacgattattacttcaccaggtcgtcagttaccggtcagttcagttcagttcagtgcaggggccacttgcgtagaacataatctcaacaaaaatttatgacatgttattttatgacagggctcgattgagcaaacatttaACTTATGATTTTctgtcagttatgcacgtattataattgctcatgataagttattttcacgttatgcatcatgacatgatattttatcccatgcaattttattatattatttactcgttatttacaatatatgcatgctgagtctttagactcactagagttgattgttgtaggtattgatgaggtcgagaccgagggcggggaccagtgagccagcttgggtcggcagtagtggaacccgaggacctcatttacggcatttaccatttttatgctcaaacatttttatcagttgttggattactttaaaattgttattttgcgaacaataattttcttctgctgctattttgaacattaaacttgatttatcagtttattttggtgaatgaggcattttaattattttaaaaagaaaattttaaattttttcgcaaattttcaaacacgaattttcgggccattataataTATGTAATATATACGATTTGTTTTTTTTAGATCATATATTAATTTGGATTCGAGGCTTCAACTCTCCACCACCACTGTCCACTGCCATGTAGATCATATTAATAgatcatatattaattttagaTCATATATTAATTACGATTTGTCCCACTCTCCACCACCACTGCCATGTAGCCGAGTGTTTTAGTTTCCCCAGTactcatgtcatttggattcGAGGCTTCAACTTGAGCAACCCCGAAATTGTAGATCATATATTAATTGTGTGTCTTGTCCAGTAGAATTAATTGTATGTCTTGTCCAGTAGAATGTAGGCCAGTAGAATATTAATTTTAGATTGTGTGTAGAATTAATTGTGTGTCTTGTCCAGTAGAATGTAGGCTTCATTTTAGATCATATATTAATTGTGTGTCTTGTTCAGTAGAATGTTTTCTTGTCTAGTAGCATGTTTTCTTGTCTCTTGTCCAGTGCCATGTTTTCTTGTTTCTTGTCCAGTAGCATGTTTTCTGTTTTGATGTCATTGTGTTGCTGTCATTACTCATTGTAGTCACTTACaatttgattttcttgtttgatGTAGCGATGGAATTTGGAGGAATATCTGAAACTCTTTCTTCGCCAAACATACAACCACAAAGTGACTTATACAAAGAGGTTAGTATGAACATTGATGA includes:
- the LOC142522590 gene encoding 10 kDa chaperonin, mitochondrial-like, with product MAKRLIPSLNRVLVEKILPPSKTTAGILLPERSSKLDSGKVVAVGQGLRDKAGNLIPVAVKEGDTVLLPEYGGTQVKLGEKEYHLYRDEDILGILCD